The proteins below are encoded in one region of Delphinus delphis chromosome 4, mDelDel1.2, whole genome shotgun sequence:
- the PSMD2 gene encoding 26S proteasome non-ATPase regulatory subunit 2, whose protein sequence is MEEGGREKAPLQPQQPPATSPGGGDEKPSGKERRDAGDKDKEQELSEEDKQLQDELEMLVERLGEKDTSLYRPALEELRRQIRSSTTSMTSVPKPLKFLRPHYGKLKEIYENMAPGENKRFAADIISVLAMTMSGERECLKYRLVGSQEELASWGHEYVRHLAGEVAKEWQELDDAEKTQREPLLTLVKEIVPYNMAHNAEHEACDLLMEIEQVDMLEKDIDENAYAKVCLYLTSCVNYVPEPENSALLRCALGVFRKFSRFPEALRLALMLNDMELVEDIFTSCKDVVVQKQMAFMLGRHGVFLELSEDVEEYEDLTEIMSNVQLNSNFLALARELDIMEPKVPDDIYKTHLENNRFGGSGSQVDSARMNLASSFVNGFVNAAFGQDKLLTDDGNKWLYKNKDHGMLSAAASLGMILLWDVDGGLTQIDKYLYSSEDYIKSGALLACGIVNSGVRNECDPALALLSDYVLHNSNTMRLGSIFGLGLAYAGSNREDVLTLLLPVMGDSKSSMEVAGVTALACGMIAVGSCNGDVTSTILQTIMEKSETELKDTYARWLPLGLGLNHLGKGEAIEAILAALEVVSEPFRSFANTLVDVCAYAGSGNVLKVQQLLHICSEHFDSKEKEEDKDKKEKKDKDKKEAPADMGAHQGVAVLGIALIAMGEEIGAEMALRTFGHLLRYGEPTLRRAVPLALALISVSNPRLNILDTLSKFSHDADPEVSYNSIFAMGMVGSGTNNARLAAMLRQLAQYHAKDPNNLFMVRLAQGLTHLGKGTLTLCPYHSDRQLMSQVAVAGLLTVLVSFLDVRNIILGKSHYVLYGLVAAMQPRMLVTFDEELRPLPVSVRVGQAVDVVGQAGKPKTITGFQTHTTPVLLAHGERAELATEEFLPVTPILEGFVILRKNPNYDL, encoded by the exons AtggaggagggtggcagggagaaggCACCGCTGCAGCCCCAGCAGCCCCCAGCGACGTCCCCCGGTGGCGGGGATGAGAAGCCGAGCGGCAAGGAGCGGCGGGATGCCGGAGACAAGGACAAAGAGCAGGAGCTG TCTGAGGAGGACAAACAACTTCAGGATGAACTGGAGATGCTCGTGGAACGACTGGGG GAGAAGGACACGTCCCTGTACCGACCAGCCCTGGAGGAGCTGAGGAGGCAGATTCGTTCTTCTACAACTTCCATGACTTCAGTGCCCAAGCCTCTCAAATTTCTGCGTCCACACTACGGCAAACTGAAGGAGATCTATGAGAACATGGCCCCTGGGGAGAATAAG CGTTTTGCCGCTGACATCATCTCTGTTTTGGCCATGACCATGAGCGGGGAGCGTGAGTGCCTCAAATATCGTCTAGTGGGCTCCCAGGAGGAATTGGCATCATGGGGTCATGAGTATGTCAG GCATCTGGCAGGAGAAGTGGCTAAGGAGTGGCAGGAGCTGGATGATGCAGAGAAGACGCAGCGGGAGCCACTGCTGACCCTGGTGAAGGAGATTGTCCCCTACAACATGGCCCACAATGCAGAGCATGAGGCCTGCGACCTGCTTATGGAAATTGAGCAGGTGGATATGCTGGAGAAAGACATTGATGAGAATGCATATGCAAAGGTCTGCCTCTATCTCACCAG TTGTGTGAATTACGTGCCCGAGCCTGAGAACTCCGCCCTACTGCGTTGTGCCCTGGGTGTGTTCCGAAAGTTCAGTCGCTTCCCTGAAGCACTGAGATTGGCATTGATGCTCAATGACATGGAGCTGGTAGAAGATATTTTCACCTCCTGCAAGGACGT GGTTGTACAGAAGCAAATGGCATTCATGCTAGGCCGACATGGGGTGTTTTTGGAGCTGAGTGAAGATGTGGAGGAGTATGAGGACCTGACAGAGATCATGTCCAATGTGCAGCTCAACAGCAACTTCTTGGCTTTAGCTCGGGAG CTGGACATCATGGAACCCAAGGTGCCTGATGACATCTATAAAACCCACCTAGAGAACAACA GGTTTGGGGGCAGTGGCTCTCAGGTGGACTCTGCCCGCATGAACCTGGCCTCCTCTTTTGTGAACGGCTTTGTGAATGCAGCCTTTGGCCAGGACAAGCTGCTGACTGATGATGGCAACAAATGGCTTTACAAGAACAAGGATCATG GAATGTTGAGTGCAGCTGCATCCCTTGGCATGATTCTGCTGTGGGATGTGGATGGTGGCCTTACCCAGATTGACAAGTACCTGTACTCTTCTGAGGACTATATCAAG TCAGGAGCCCTCCTGGCCTGTGGCATCGTGAACTCTGGTGTCCGAAATGAGTGTGACCCTGCTCTGGCACTCCTCTCAGACTATGTCCTCcacaacagtaacacaatgagACTTGGTTCCATCTTTGG GCTTGGCTTGGCCTATGCTGGCTCCAATCGCGAAGATGTTCTAACACTGCTGCTACCTGTGATGGGAGATTCCAAGTCCAGTATGGAG GTGGCAGGTGTGACAGCTCTAGCCTGTGGAATGATAGCAGTGGGATCCTGCAATGGCGATGTCACTTCCACTATCCTTCAGACCATCATGGAGAAGTCAGAGACTGAGCTCAAGGACACTTACGCCCGTTGGCTTCCTCTTGGACTGGGCCTCAACCACCTAG GGAAGGGAGAGGCCATTGAGGCCATCCTGGCCGCGCTGGAGGTTGTGTCAGAGCCATTCCGCAGTTTTGCCAACACACTGGTGGATGTGTGTGCCTatgcag GCTCTGGGAATGTACTGAAGGTGCAGCAGCTGCTCCACATTTGCAGCGAACACTTTGACtccaaggaaaaggaggaagacaaagacaaaaaggaaaagaaggacaaGGACAAGAAGGAAGCCCCTGCTGACATGGGAGCACATCAG GGAGTAGCGGTGCTGGGGATTGCCCTTATTGCTATGGGGGAGGAGATTGGTGCAGAGATGGCTCTACGAACCTTTGGCCACCTG CTGAGATATGGGGAGCCTACACTCCGAAGGGCTGTGCCTTTAGCACTGGCCTTAATCTCCGTTTCAAATCCACGACTCAACATCTTGGATACCCTAAGCAAATTCTCTCATGATGCTGACCCAGAAGTTTCCTATAACTCCATCTTTGCCATGGGCATGGTGGGCAGTG GTACCAATAATGCCCGTCTGGCTGCGATGCTGCGCCAGTTAGCCCAGTATCATGCCAAGGACCCCAACAACCTCTTCATGGTGCGCTTGGCACAG ggCCTGACCCATTTAGGGAAGGGCACACTCACCCTCTGCCCCTACCACAGTGACCGGCAGCTTATGAGTCAAGTGGCCGTGGCTGGGCTGCTCACCGTGCTTGTCTCTTTCCTGGATGTCCGCAACA TCATCTTAGGCAAGTCACACTATGTATTATATGGACTGGTGGCTGCCATGCAGCCCCGAATGCTGGTCACATTCGATGAGGAGCTGCGGCCATTACCAGTGTCTGTCCGCGTGGGCCAG GCAGTGGATGTGGTGGGCCAGGCCGGCAAGCCCAAGACCATCACAGGGTTCCAGACACACACAACCCCAGTATTGCTGGCTCACGGGGAGCGGGCAGAATTGGCCACTGAGGAGTTCCTTCCCGTCACCCCTATTCTAGAAGGTTTTGTTATCCTTCGGAAGAACCCAAACTATGATCTCTAA